The Vitis vinifera cultivar Pinot Noir 40024 chromosome 12, ASM3070453v1 genome has a segment encoding these proteins:
- the LOC100246430 gene encoding putative disease resistance RPP13-like protein 1, with protein MASREVLNFVQGCKLNETLLKKLKIALQTINAVLKDAEVKQITNPEVKEWADELKDAVYHAEDLLDQIATKASRYKMNADIRISAIQVRSTNSASLSPFGEGVESKVEEIIDRLELLAQQKEALGLKKGIGEKLPKRWPSTSLVDESGVYGRGADKEEIIKFLLSHCRNGDKICVISIVGAGCVGKTTLAQLVYNDKRVKQHFDLQAWVCVSDEFDPFRVVKQILEATNSGSCESCDLNSLNLLQVKLKKILDRKKFLLVLDDVWNEKYNNWDLLRTSLEFGLGGSKIIVTMHNRRVALIMRAAHTHHLPQLSFEDCWSLFARHAFDNGDSSPYPKLEEIGKEIVKKCNGLPLAAKTLGGPLYSNVKADKWDNVLKSEMWGFPGEEILPALRLSYYYLPSHLKRCSLIVPFSPKAMNSRRKV; from the coding sequence ATGGCTTCTCGCGAGGTCTTAAACTTTGTGCAGGGATGCAAACTCAATGAGACACTCCTGAAGAAGCTGAAGATAGCATTGCAAACTATCAATGCAGTGCTGAAAGACGCGGAGGTGAAGCAAATTACGAATCCAGAAGTCAAAGAGTGGGCGGACGAGCTCAAAGATGCTGTCTATCATGCAGAGGACCTACTGGACCAGATTGCCACCAAAGCTTCGCGATACAAGATGAATGCTGACATTCGCATTAGTGCAATTCAGGTAAGGAGCACCAACTCTGCCTCGCTGAGTCCATTTGGTGAAGGGGTAGAATCCAAGGTAGAGGAGATCATTGATAGGCTAGAGTTACTTGCACAGCAAAAAGAAGCACTTGGTTTAAAGAAAGGGATTGGAGAGAAACTACCAAAACGATGGCCGTCCACTTCTCTGGTGGATGAATCTGGTGTGTATGGAAGGGGGGCTGATAAGGAGGAGATAATTAAGTTTTTGCTCTCACATTGCAGGAACGGCGATAAGATATGTGTGATCTCCATTGTGGGCGCTGGTTGTGTTGGCAAGACCACACTTGCTCAGCTCGTATACAATGATAAGAGAGTGAAACAACATTTTGACCTCCAAGCGTGGGTTTGTGTTTCAGATGAATTTGATCCTTTTAGGGTAGTCAAACAAATTCTAGAGGCAACCAATTCAGGGAGTTGTGAGTCTTGTGACTTGAACAGCCTAAATTTGCTTCAAgttaaattgaagaaaatactTGATCGGAAGAAATTTCTACTTGTTCTTGATGATGTTTGGAATGAGAAGTACAATAATTGGGATCTGCTACGAACTTCACTCGAATTTGGATTAGGGGGAAGTAAGATTATCGTAACTATGCATAATAGAAGGGTGGCATTAATCATGCGTGCAGCCCATACTCATCACCTCCCACAATTATCTTTTGAAGATTGCTGGTCACTATTTGCAAGACACGCATTTGATAATGGAGATTCAAGTCCATATCCAAAGCTGGAAGAGATTGGCAAAGAAATCGTGAAAAAGTGTAATGGCTTGCCTTTGGCTGCAAAAACACTTGGTGGTCCCTTGTACTCTAATGTAAAGGCAGATAAATGGGATAATGTATTGAAAAGTGAAATGTGGGGATTTCCTGGTGAAGAAATTCTTCCGGCTTTAAGGTTAAGCTACTATTATCTTCCTTCACATCTAAAACGATGCTCGCTTATTGTTCCATTTTCCCCAAAGGCTATGAATTCCAGAAGGAAAGTCTGA